One genomic region from Chelmon rostratus isolate fCheRos1 chromosome 11, fCheRos1.pri, whole genome shotgun sequence encodes:
- the LOC121614352 gene encoding putative nuclease HARBI1, translating to MACPFDHDPVDEGAAILRRELNIRREIFIRPRIDVLSFPDSYLFERYRFTAQSIIYIHNLIRPYICNVTSRSHALTYQQILCVALRFFANGSFLYNVGDAEHLSKATVCRAVRKVCLALKRLLPIFVVFPGHKPVRVIKEEFHRIAGFPSVIGCIDGTHIPITAPSHNEADYVNRKSIHSINVQIICDAGYIISSVEAKWPGSVHDSRMYRKSDLSNRLQRGEFDGLLLGDRGYPCQPRLLTPYPDPEPGPQQNFNRAHCRTRARVEMTIGLLKACFQCLRHLRVTPARACDIIVACVVLHNIATIRGEQQ from the exons atggctTGTCCgtttgatcatgatcccgtggatgaaggtgcagcgatactgcgcagagaattaaatattcgtcgggagatatttatcagaccacgcatcgatgttctttcttttccagacagttatctttTTGAGCGGTACCGTTTCACGGCACAgtccatcatctacatacaCAATCTAATCCGTCCTTACATTTGCAACGTTACCAGCCGTAGTCATGCCCTGACATATCAGCAGATATTGTGTGTTGCACTGCgtttttttgcaaatgggagTTTTCTTTACAATGTCGGAGATGCAGAGCACTTGAGCAAGGCGACTGTATGCAGGGCGGTGAGGAAAGTGTGCCTTGCGCTGAAACGCCTTTTACCAATATTTGTCGTTTTCCCTGGACATAAACCCGTCAGAGTCATCAAGGAGGAGTTCCACAGGATTGCAG gatttcccagtgtgattggctgcatagatggcacacatatccccatcacagctccttcacataatgaagcagactatgtgaataggaagtccattcacagcataaatgtgcag ATCATATGTGACGCCGGATACATCATTTCCAGTGTGGAGGCCAAGTGGCCTGGGTCTGTTCATGATTCAAGGATGTATCGCAAGTCTGAcctgagcaacagactgcaacgtg gagagtttgacggccttctgctgggtgacaggggttacccatgccaacccaggctgctgaccccttaccctgaccctgaaccaggcccccaacagaacttcaatcgggctcactgcaggacgagagcccgggtggagatgaccataggcctgctgaaagcctgtttccagtgcctacgtcacctgagggtgacccctgcgagggcctgtgatattattgtggcttgtgttgttcttcataatattgctactattagaggagagcaacaa